One genomic window of Solanum stenotomum isolate F172 chromosome 9, ASM1918654v1, whole genome shotgun sequence includes the following:
- the LOC125876508 gene encoding uncharacterized protein LOC125876508, producing the protein MPTLNLFTNLPVDAVIASDILKDATKAVAKIIGKPESYVMILLNGGVPIAFAGTEAPAAYGELISIGGLGPSVNGKLSSTIAEILQTKLSIDSDRFYIKFYDSPRPFFGFNGSTF; encoded by the exons ATGCCAACTCTTAATTTGTTCACAAATTTACCAGTAGATGCAGTTATTGCTTCTGATATTCTCAAAGATGCTACTAAAGCTGTTGCAAAAATCATAGGCAAACCAGAGTCA TATGTGATGATCTTGTTGAATGGAGGAGTTCCTATTGCATTTGCTGGTACCGAAGCTCCTGCTGCATATGGAGAATTAATTTCCATTGGAGGTCTTGGACCTAGTGTGAATGGCAAACTCAGTTCAACCATTGCAGAGATTCTTCAGACAAAACTATCAATAGACAGCGACAGATTCTATATAAAGTTTTATGATTCTCCG CGCCCATTTTTTGGGTTCAATGGCTCAACTTTTTGA